A window from Kovacikia minuta CCNUW1 encodes these proteins:
- a CDS encoding class I SAM-dependent methyltransferase: MSKKQDFTSQPEFSSSSYFGSLSKPQDWQDRIGTVANRFNREYRGETLELPEEVKAMPIAQERAAGLLQAKLASPFWQIAQPQKNQRCLDLGCGVSFLIYPWRDWGAIFYGQEVSTVARDILNARGPQFNSKLFKGVVLAPAHQLDYEAGQFDLAIATGVSCYYPIDYWAEVLAAVKKVLKPGGFFAFDILDPEMPLAENWAILETYLGAEVFLESATDWKKIIQAAGGSIAKSQPGELFQLLKVRFG, translated from the coding sequence ATGTCCAAAAAGCAGGATTTCACTTCTCAGCCAGAGTTCTCTTCCAGCAGCTATTTTGGCTCCCTATCAAAACCGCAGGATTGGCAAGACCGAATTGGCACAGTTGCGAACCGCTTCAACCGTGAATATCGCGGGGAGACCCTTGAGTTGCCTGAGGAAGTGAAGGCAATGCCGATCGCCCAGGAACGTGCTGCCGGATTACTCCAGGCAAAACTGGCTTCCCCTTTTTGGCAAATTGCCCAACCCCAAAAGAACCAGCGTTGTCTCGATTTAGGCTGTGGGGTCAGTTTTTTGATTTACCCGTGGCGCGATTGGGGAGCCATCTTTTACGGGCAGGAAGTTAGCACCGTCGCGCGGGACATTTTGAATGCTCGCGGTCCCCAATTTAACTCCAAGCTGTTCAAAGGTGTGGTGTTAGCTCCAGCCCACCAGTTGGACTATGAAGCAGGACAATTTGATCTGGCGATCGCGACAGGGGTCAGTTGCTATTACCCGATCGACTACTGGGCAGAAGTGCTTGCTGCGGTCAAAAAAGTGCTGAAACCGGGTGGCTTTTTTGCCTTCGATATTCTTGACCCAGAAATGCCCCTGGCAGAAAATTGGGCAATTTTAGAAACCTATCTGGGTGCAGAAGTATTTCTCGAATCGGCAACCGATTGGAAAAAGATCATTCAAGCAGCAGGCGGAAGTATTGCAAAAAGTCAGCCCGGTGAATTGTTCCAGCTCCTCAAAGTTCGATTTGGGTAA
- a CDS encoding sugar phosphate nucleotidyltransferase — protein sequence MRAVLMAGGSGTRLRPLTCDLPKPMVPVLNRPIAEHILNLLKRHHITEIIATLHYLPDVMRDYFQDGSDFGVQMTYAVEEDQPLGTAGCVKNVAELLDRTFLVISGDSITDFDLTAAIQFHHQRRSKATLILTRVPNPIDFGVVITDEKGHISRFLEKPSTSEIFSDTVNTGIYVLEPEVLDYLPANQETDFSKDLFPLLLEKGEPIYGYIAEGYWCDVGHLDAYRDAQYDGLYRKVKLDFGYGERSPGFWIGQNTHIDPTARIEPPVLIGSNCRIGSRVQIDAGTIIGDNVTIGADADLKRPIVWNGAIIGEEAHLRACVIARGTRVDRRAHILEGAVVGPLSTIGEEAQVSPSVRIWPSKRVEPGATLNINLIWGHAAQRNLFGQRGVSGLANIDITPEFAVKLGAAYGSTLKSGCHVAVSRDQRSISRMVSRSLIAGLMSVGINVQNLEATAIPLARLIVPTLSIAGGIHVRVHPDRPDYILIEFFDHKGINISKAP from the coding sequence ATGCGGGCAGTTCTGATGGCAGGGGGATCGGGGACACGGCTCAGACCGCTCACTTGTGATCTTCCCAAACCAATGGTTCCAGTTTTGAACCGACCGATCGCCGAGCACATTCTCAACCTGCTCAAACGTCACCACATTACTGAAATCATTGCAACCCTGCATTATTTGCCGGATGTGATGCGGGATTACTTCCAGGATGGTAGCGACTTTGGGGTGCAGATGACCTATGCCGTTGAAGAAGACCAACCCCTTGGCACCGCTGGCTGCGTCAAGAATGTAGCGGAACTACTGGATAGAACTTTTTTGGTGATTAGCGGCGACAGCATCACCGATTTTGACTTAACTGCCGCCATTCAGTTTCATCACCAGCGGCGATCGAAAGCGACGCTGATTCTGACTCGCGTTCCCAATCCGATCGACTTTGGAGTGGTGATTACGGACGAAAAAGGGCACATCAGCCGCTTTTTAGAAAAACCTTCGACCAGTGAAATCTTTTCCGATACCGTCAATACAGGCATTTATGTATTAGAACCGGAAGTGTTGGACTACCTGCCCGCCAATCAGGAGACAGACTTTTCCAAAGACCTGTTTCCCTTGCTACTGGAGAAAGGCGAACCCATTTATGGCTACATTGCCGAGGGCTATTGGTGCGATGTGGGTCACCTGGATGCTTACCGGGATGCCCAGTACGATGGGCTTTACCGGAAAGTTAAACTGGATTTTGGCTATGGGGAGAGATCGCCCGGTTTTTGGATCGGGCAAAACACCCATATCGATCCCACTGCCAGAATTGAACCGCCCGTCCTGATTGGAAGCAACTGCCGCATTGGGTCGCGGGTGCAAATCGATGCGGGCACAATCATCGGTGATAATGTGACCATTGGAGCCGATGCCGACCTCAAACGCCCGATCGTCTGGAATGGGGCAATTATTGGCGAAGAAGCCCATCTGAGAGCCTGCGTCATTGCCAGAGGAACACGGGTCGATCGGCGTGCCCACATCCTGGAAGGGGCAGTCGTCGGCCCCCTATCCACCATTGGGGAAGAGGCACAGGTTAGCCCCAGCGTTCGCATCTGGCCCAGTAAACGGGTGGAACCAGGGGCAACGCTCAACATTAACCTGATTTGGGGGCATGCAGCTCAACGGAACCTGTTTGGGCAGCGAGGGGTTTCTGGTTTGGCAAACATCGATATCACCCCAGAGTTTGCCGTCAAGTTGGGGGCCGCCTATGGTTCAACTTTGAAGTCGGGTTGCCATGTGGCAGTTTCCCGCGACCAGCGCAGCATTTCTCGCATGGTGTCGCGATCGCTGATCGCTGGGCTGATGTCTGTTGGCATCAATGTGCAAAACCTGGAAGCGACTGCTATTCCCCTGGCGCGTCTGATTGTTCCCACCCTATCGATCGCAGGCGGTATCCACGTTCGAGTTCATCCCGATCGCCCCGATTACATCCTGATTGAATTCTTTGATCACAAAGGGATCAATATTTCTAAAGCGCCGTGA
- a CDS encoding phosphohexomutase domain-containing protein yields the protein MNSLITKGSIFLKRREKKIEGAYFKEDFRRAQIHEIGNVAYANQINDIYGTSFERHLNIEAIRHSSSKVVIDYAYAVSGAVLPQLLAKFGCDAVVLNASLTQAGLTNADREGLLNQLGQVVEALKATFGVQVSANGEQMILVDEAGSPIRGETLTALMVEMILAHHPRGTVVVPVHASSAVEQIAHRHDGRVIRTKANPTALMEACHTNPNVVLGGSGDMGFIFPQLHPGFDAMFCIAKLIEMLTIQERSLGHIRAELPRVHHKTCSIRCPWTAKGALMRHLVETHPVERLELVDGVKIFNYQYDNWVLILPDAGEPLVHIFANSSDRGWVEETLREYRLRVQEFVDENQEEREEEMLESAYS from the coding sequence TTGAATTCTTTGATCACAAAGGGATCAATATTTCTAAAGCGCCGTGAAAAGAAAATTGAGGGAGCCTACTTTAAAGAAGATTTTCGTCGCGCCCAAATTCACGAAATTGGCAATGTTGCCTACGCTAACCAGATCAACGACATCTACGGCACCAGTTTTGAGAGGCACCTGAACATTGAAGCCATCCGACATAGCAGTTCCAAGGTGGTGATTGATTATGCCTATGCCGTATCGGGAGCCGTACTTCCCCAACTATTAGCAAAATTTGGTTGCGATGCGGTCGTGTTAAATGCCAGCCTGACCCAGGCTGGGTTAACCAATGCCGATCGGGAAGGGCTATTGAATCAACTGGGGCAAGTGGTAGAAGCCCTCAAAGCAACCTTTGGGGTGCAGGTGTCTGCCAATGGAGAACAAATGATCCTGGTCGATGAAGCAGGTAGTCCCATTCGGGGGGAAACACTGACCGCACTAATGGTCGAGATGATTCTTGCCCACCATCCCAGAGGAACGGTGGTCGTACCCGTCCATGCCTCCAGTGCGGTCGAGCAAATTGCCCACCGTCACGATGGCAGAGTCATTCGCACCAAAGCCAACCCCACCGCTTTGATGGAAGCCTGCCACACCAATCCCAATGTCGTTCTGGGGGGCAGTGGAGATATGGGCTTCATCTTTCCCCAACTGCATCCGGGGTTTGATGCCATGTTCTGCATTGCCAAACTGATTGAAATGCTGACCATTCAGGAGCGATCGCTCGGTCATATTCGGGCTGAACTACCCCGGGTTCACCATAAAACCTGCTCCATCCGTTGCCCCTGGACTGCTAAGGGAGCCTTAATGCGCCACCTGGTCGAAACCCATCCCGTCGAACGGTTAGAGCTAGTCGATGGCGTTAAGATCTTTAACTACCAGTACGACAACTGGGTGCTGATTCTCCCAGATGCGGGTGAACCACTCGTCCACATCTTTGCCAACAGCAGCGATCGTGGCTGGGTCGAAGAAACCCTGCGGGAATATCGCCTGCGCGTACAGGAATTTGTCGATGAGAACCAGGAGGAGCGGGAAGAGGAAATGTTAGAGAGTGCCTATTCTTAG
- a CDS encoding CU044_2847 family protein: protein MTKVVPVQLEDGAVLYIEAQEDAETSPLPSFANGDNGEQRRGGAKGFDMGMATRISPTQSMQMVQSTIRTYTLYCLNAFKNFSVANVDEVTLEFGVNLSADAGIPYIASGKAQSNLKITVKCSYNKPEGSQDGEGEERMKDGG from the coding sequence TTGACAAAAGTTGTTCCAGTGCAGTTGGAGGATGGCGCAGTCCTCTATATTGAAGCGCAGGAGGATGCGGAAACCTCTCCGCTTCCCTCCTTTGCCAATGGAGACAATGGCGAGCAACGGCGGGGTGGGGCGAAGGGATTTGATATGGGCATGGCGACCCGGATTAGCCCAACTCAATCCATGCAGATGGTACAGAGTACCATCCGAACCTATACCCTCTACTGTCTGAATGCCTTCAAAAACTTCAGTGTCGCTAATGTGGATGAAGTCACCCTGGAATTTGGCGTTAACCTGAGTGCTGATGCAGGCATTCCCTACATTGCCAGCGGTAAGGCGCAGAGCAACCTGAAGATTACGGTGAAGTGTTCCTACAACAAGCCAGAAGGGAGCCAGGACGGAGAAGGCGAAGAAAGGATGAAGGATGGGGGATGA
- a CDS encoding MBL fold metallo-hydrolase — protein sequence MQALLSCPTASIGTVEKPRDIQVAQESFPIPIAENIYHCGYHAENSYGAASYLIQRSEGNMLVDSPRFAPPLVKRLEAMGGVRYLYLTHRDDVADHQKFRQHFGCDRILHKDEINSGTRDVEVQLSGQEPVQLAPDLLIIPVPGHTKGHTVLLYKDKFLFTGDHLAWSEEKQQLIAFRRACWYSWTELIQSMQKLANYSFEWVLPGHGRRFHSDRATMQQQMAKCLSWMEKV from the coding sequence ATGCAGGCACTTCTGTCTTGCCCTACGGCTTCCATTGGCACGGTTGAAAAACCCAGAGATATTCAGGTAGCGCAGGAGAGTTTTCCGATTCCCATTGCTGAAAATATCTACCATTGTGGCTACCATGCCGAAAACTCCTATGGTGCTGCCAGCTATTTAATTCAACGTTCAGAAGGAAATATGCTGGTGGATTCTCCTCGGTTTGCCCCACCCCTAGTTAAGCGTCTGGAGGCAATGGGAGGTGTACGCTACCTGTATCTAACGCACCGGGATGATGTGGCAGACCACCAGAAATTTCGGCAGCACTTCGGCTGCGATCGCATTTTGCACAAAGATGAAATTAACTCTGGCACCCGCGATGTCGAAGTTCAGCTTTCTGGTCAGGAGCCTGTACAGCTTGCCCCCGACCTGCTCATCATTCCCGTACCGGGGCATACCAAAGGGCACACTGTTTTACTTTATAAGGACAAATTCTTGTTTACGGGAGATCACCTCGCCTGGTCTGAGGAAAAACAGCAGCTGATCGCCTTTCGTCGTGCCTGCTGGTACTCCTGGACAGAACTGATCCAGTCCATGCAAAAGCTGGCAAATTATTCCTTTGAATGGGTCTTGCCGGGTCATGGTCGCCGGTTTCACAGCGATCGTGCCACCATGCAGCAGCAGATGGCAAAGTGCCTGAGCTGGATGGAGAAGGTTTAA
- a CDS encoding ferredoxin: MAHLNQRRPENVSGDFYVDRTCIDCDTCRWMAPEVFRSEGDQSAVYHQPRTESEPIAGNAGTSVLPYGFHWHG, translated from the coding sequence ATGGCTCACCTCAACCAACGCCGCCCTGAGAATGTCAGTGGCGATTTCTACGTCGATCGCACCTGTATTGATTGCGATACCTGTCGCTGGATGGCTCCCGAAGTTTTTCGCAGCGAGGGGGATCAATCCGCTGTTTATCATCAACCCAGAACTGAATCAGAACCCATTGCGGGCAATGCAGGCACTTCTGTCTTGCCCTACGGCTTCCATTGGCACGGTTGA